The sequence gaaAACTAACTATTGGGGGACTTTGGTGGATATTGACCAAGTTTCATGAacggtattttatttttttcattgcaggTAATCATGAATCTGACTTTTTCACAAGCTGCTAGAGGAGTCAACAAGGAAATTAACCTCAATGTTGTAGACACGTGCCAGAAATGTAACGGTTCAAGGTGTGAGCTTGGCACCAAGGCTTTGAGGTGTCATGTTTGTCATGGTACTGGCATGGAAACTATTAGTACTGGGCCGTTTGTCATGAGATCAACCTGCAGAGCTTGCCACGGCACCAGGATGTATATCAAGTATCCGTGCGCAGAGTGCGAAGGGAAAGGGCAGAATGTACGTAAAAATCGTTCCAaatataattgattatttttcccacccaaatttcagccaatagaattgcaccatttgttgatattttgtatagcctacctcgaatatcagcgattatttttcccatccaaatcttggccaataggattgcaccattcgacgttattttgtatagtcaacacggtatttcagcggatattcttgaaaattacactggaaattttgcatgttgatatatataaaaaaaaacaaatgttgaagtaaccctcaattgtatctgacagattaaatggcaattcgttgaaaattatgtctcatggtgcaattctatcggccaagatttggatgcaaaaaataatcccccgaataccactcgaacttcgaaattatctgatatttccctcaaggttccctgcaaacaaataagctcgtcaagttttccagaaaaatcactcgcgcttcgcgctcgtgatttttaaactggaaaacttgacacgttcatttgtttgcaacgaacctatcgggaaatatccgataatttcggagctcttgtggtattacatgcgataattttttgaatattttggtaaacaaacgacacttaaccaaataaacctcttttcatgtcatggcacaattctcttggccgaaatttggataggaaaaataatcccctgaataccactcgagcttcaaaattatagaatatttccctctaggttccctgcatacaaatgaagtcgtcaagtttttcaggaaaaatcactcgtgcttcgcactcgtgattttttagcctgaaaaacttgactccttcatttgtttgcaacgaatctatcgggaaatattcgataattttgaaccacttgtggtattatatgtgaataatttttacgttaattttcaaggaaattgatgaaaaattttcatggttattaatatttaatttaaggttcaacgaaaaaaagtaATAGTACCAGTGCCAGCAGGAGTCGAAGATGGTCAGACGATTCGTATGGCAGTGGGTAACAAAGAGGTCTTCGTAACATTCCGGGTAGAGAAATCTCGTTATTTCAAGAGAGACGGAGCTGATGTCCACACAGACGCTGACGTATCCCTCGCCCAGGCAGCACTAGGTGGTACAATAAGAATCCAGGGTGTGTACGAAGATCATACGATTCAAATCAAACCAGGTACATCGTCTCACACAAAAATCCGACTGACTGGCAAGGGAATGAAGAAAGTGAACGGAGTAGGGTATGGAGATCACTACGTCAGTATTAAAATCGCTATCCCCACAACGCTGTCTGAGAAACAAAAGGCATTACTTCTGGCATATGCTGAGCTCGAACAAGACACACCAGGATCGGTATATGGAGTGACGAATAAAACTGATGGTAAGATAGATAGAGAAAAAGACCTATTCTAACGCTTAAACGAAaagtgaatttatttcattgaattttacgaCTAACATCGGTGATTGTCGATTGATGTACCTCTTGGTCGCTTGAGGCTTTTCACTTGTGTAATTAGAAAAGAAGACATGATTATTCTaataaaaatcttgaaaatttcGTGGTGTATTCTGTGTTCAAAACTTTggtctataaaaattatagaagtttCATTTTTAGGACGTTCGAGTAGTACTCAAGCGAAACAAGAGGTAcagggagagagggagactgATGATGGTCTTCTGGGGAAAATCAAAAGGGCGATATTTGggtagaattaattaattcggtAAGTTTTGTTAGTtagtgaataataataattcattcattttcagaGCATATAATATTACGAGAAACTCCTAAAAAGTTTAAAATTTCGAACCGTAAAtctctcaaaattttttcttaatataattttttcaataatattttaaatatatgacgaaaagagaaagaaatttCGTCAAAATCTCACATTGAATTTCAGGAACAAAGCAATGTTACGAAGGACCCTTACACTTACTGAAGTTGATACGGCAAGCGCTGGAAGATATTCCTCAAAATTCCGAGGAAAACCCATCGTCTTTACATCCACAAGGCCCTGGGGACGTGCCCCAGAGTAAAAGGACGAGCTCCTCTGATGGAACGAAAAAAGGTGACTCTAAGAGtaacgagaaaataaaaatggaagggAAGATATCATGATTTATTCTAAATAATTAACTTTGATaacttttaattgaaaaaaaaattataattgtaCAATTATCCCAGTTGAATCTACAGGCGTTGCCGCAGGTTTATTCATGTACTTTTTCCTGACTCGTGGGTTTTAAGAATTAGCTATAGGCCTCTGTGGATAAGTTGATAATGGAGAATAGCAAAATTAAGCGCTTACAAATGTTAAAagtgtaaaataaatttttcttgtaAGTTAAAATTTGGTTTTCTATTCAATTCCGTTGATTAGCATTGATTCACGCCAAAtgtgaatagaaaaattcaattggaaaGCCAATTGCTATCATTGAATATtaaactgattttttaatgacagaaaatgaaaaatgctcATCTGTCATTACTTGATTATTCATTCCATGTGAACTTTCATGTTTCTGGCTTTAATATTTCGATCGTTTACCACTCGATGGATAATTGACTACCACCAACTACTATCATTACCCATGCACTTGGGAATGATGGAAGGTGCATTAGatcgatttttcatgaataatgaAAGTTGTTTTCAGCTCATTTACGAACACATGCGCCTAAATTAATATTGTTCTCTATTCATCTagcgattgagtttttctttattattgtAACATAACTACCACTTATATACCACTAAAAAATCCCATTTTTACGGTTGATCCACGAAACGGCTAGTAATCAAGTGAAATTGATAGTTTCATAAACGTGGAATTGCCCCGTAAGTAAGTCATTCCTAAAGGAAATACGAAAATTTGACGTTTCAACAGACAAAAATAGTCTCTAAGGAaagtttttttgaaaattttctgctgATTCTTCTTCCGCTAATTGAAACATAAAACAAAGTTTTTTCAACACACAAGGTGTCTCAACTGTGTTCATCACAGCTGCCAATTCCCCTCGTCTTGATCCAGAGGTATTCATTGCTCATCTATAGATGACTTACCGGAATAAATCGATTGAATGCAAATAAAATACCCCAATCACGGGAATCTCTAGGGTCGAATAATCCCCCAAGGTCGCTGGATATGTAATCGTATTCGATTGCCATTTCTGCCCTGAAC comes from Diachasmimorpha longicaudata isolate KC_UGA_2023 chromosome 12, iyDiaLong2, whole genome shotgun sequence and encodes:
- the LOC135168084 gene encoding protein tumorous imaginal discs, mitochondrial-like isoform X2 → MASGKGIVAILRPRGIRIISASKTGRLQPGVLSRSNDCRRKFSTITLGVDTWTRCSSEKYSNKFFTKNFHVSSHLPAARKDYYEILGVSKNSSAKDIKKAYYQLAKKHHPDTNKNDPNASKKFQEVSEAYEVLSDDVKRKEYDTWGATSEQMGMRGNAGQGFPRGEDEAYSHNWNFRASVNPEELFRKIFGEDGFKAHFNDQDDYADSKYGFGSAQEVIMNLTFSQAARGVNKEINLNVVDTCQKCNGSRCELGTKALRCHVCHGTGMETISTGPFVMRSTCRACHGTRMYIKYPCAECEGKGQNVQRKKVIVPVPAGVEDGQTIRMAVGNKEVFVTFRVEKSRYFKRDGADVHTDADVSLAQAALGGTIRIQGVYEDHTIQIKPGTSSHTKIRLTGKGMKKVNGVGYGDHYVSIKIAIPTTLSEKQKALLLAYAELEQDTPGSVYGVTNKTDGRSSSTQAKQEVQGERETDDGLLGKIKRAIFG
- the LOC135168084 gene encoding protein tumorous imaginal discs, mitochondrial-like isoform X3 — encoded protein: MHDSNKFFTKNFHVSSHLPAARKDYYEILGVSKNSSAKDIKKAYYQLAKKHHPDTNKNDPNASKKFQEVSEAYEVLSDDVKRKEYDTWGATSEQMGMRGNAGQGFPRGEDEAYSHNWNFRASVNPEELFRKIFGEDGFKAHFNDQDDYADSKYGFGSAQEVIMNLTFSQAARGVNKEINLNVVDTCQKCNGSRCELGTKALRCHVCHGTGMETISTGPFVMRSTCRACHGTRMYIKYPCAECEGKGQNVQRKKVIVPVPAGVEDGQTIRMAVGNKEVFVTFRVEKSRYFKRDGADVHTDADVSLAQAALGGTIRIQGVYEDHTIQIKPGTSSHTKIRLTGKGMKKVNGVGYGDHYVSIKIAIPTTLSEKQKALLLAYAELEQDTPGSVYGVTNKTDGTKQCYEGPLHLLKLIRQALEDIPQNSEENPSSLHPQGPGDVPQSKRTSSSDGTKKGDSKSNEKIKMEGKIS
- the LOC135168084 gene encoding protein tumorous imaginal discs, mitochondrial-like isoform X1 — protein: MASGKGIVAILRPRGIRIISASKTGRLQPGVLSRSNDCRRKFSTITLGVDTWTRCSSEKYSNKFFTKNFHVSSHLPAARKDYYEILGVSKNSSAKDIKKAYYQLAKKHHPDTNKNDPNASKKFQEVSEAYEVLSDDVKRKEYDTWGATSEQMGMRGNAGQGFPRGEDEAYSHNWNFRASVNPEELFRKIFGEDGFKAHFNDQDDYADSKYGFGSAQEVIMNLTFSQAARGVNKEINLNVVDTCQKCNGSRCELGTKALRCHVCHGTGMETISTGPFVMRSTCRACHGTRMYIKYPCAECEGKGQNVQRKKVIVPVPAGVEDGQTIRMAVGNKEVFVTFRVEKSRYFKRDGADVHTDADVSLAQAALGGTIRIQGVYEDHTIQIKPGTSSHTKIRLTGKGMKKVNGVGYGDHYVSIKIAIPTTLSEKQKALLLAYAELEQDTPGSVYGVTNKTDGTKQCYEGPLHLLKLIRQALEDIPQNSEENPSSLHPQGPGDVPQSKRTSSSDGTKKGDSKSNEKIKMEGKIS